The nucleotide window TACGTCGTTCCATGATTTTACCGACGATACCATAACATGAGGAACTATAAAAGATTCACCTGGACCCATTGGCTCGGGGGTTAACTTTTTTCTGTTCCATAAAGACCAGACAAGAGTAATATTTTTCGAATTTTTTATTATTTCGGGTTTTTCTTTAAAACCGTATTCGGCGTATCTATAATATACTCCGTCGGGTATAGTTAATTTATATACGGATTTTTTTAAAGGGGAGAGTCCTCCGAAATAGTCTTCCGTAAAAAAATTATTTTTCATATAAGGTTTTAATACTATAGACCTGAATTTATAGTCTAATATCGAGCCTTTAGAAAGACCCGGAATTTGTATAGTTTTTAACAGCTGGTTCGAAAAAATAGGCGCTTCCGGATTAAAAGGGGCTGTTACCGTTTTTAAGTTATTTAAATTTATATGTATGATATTTCCGTTAGGCTGGATTATTTTAATAAAATAAACTTTTAATTTTTGATTTTTGCTTGAAAAAGGGAATGAAAGTGACGAGTATTTTTTTACGCCTTTTTTATTAAATATTTTTATTATTTCGTGCTCCGTCATAACGTCTTCGAAATTTCTTTTTATAGTTTCCGCTGTATAATCCAATAAAGTTTCCGACGAAGAAGCGGAGTAATTTCGCGTATATGCGTAGCATTTTGCCGTATTAAAATTAAACCCGATTAACATCATAATTATAAAAAGCGCAAAAAATGCGATCTCTGCTGTAAATCTTTTACATTGCATAAATTCTCCGTATTCTATTAATATTTAATTATGTAAGTTATTAAATTATTTTGTTTATTTTGAGCGGCCGGCTATTTTTTTATAATTATTTGTGTTTATGGTGCCGGAAGGGGGAATCGAACCCCCACAAGATAAATCTTACACGGCCCTGAACCGTGCGCGTCTACCAGTTCCGCCATTCCGGCAGAAAATAAATAAAAATAATTATAATGACAAAAAATACTACAGGTGCTATTATTATATATATTTTATATACATACTTTATTTTTTTATAATTTTATCATATTTTAAAAATAAATAATACTAAAAACCGATGAAAACCGTAACAAGAGACGATATAATCTATCTGTTTTCCGGAAAATCAGACGTTCCTCTTTCCTTTGCCGATATTAAACATGGTTTAAACGTTAAATCTGCAAAAAACCTTTATACTGTAAAAAAAATCCTCGATTCCATGACGGCGGACGGCGACTTAATTTTTACTAAAGGGGAAAAATATATATTTTCTCAAAAACTTAATTTTATACACGGCACTGTAGTATTAAAAAAACGAAATTTCGCATTCGTCACCGATGAAACCGGCGGTGGGAAAGATATTTTTGTTAAAATTTCCGATCTTGCCGGAGCTATTCCCCAGGATACCGTCGTTATGCAGATTATGCCGGATAGCGCTTACTATTTAAAGAAAAAGCAAAAAAATAGAAATTCCGAAACTAAACGCGGAAGGGTAGTTAGAATAATCAAAAGAAATTTAAAAAACATCAAAGCAGTCGTTAAGGTCGAAAAAAATATTGCAGTTTTGACGCCTTTATCCCCTGAGTTTGACGACTTATTTTATTTCGATATGCATAAATTTAAAGACAAGGATAAATTAAAAAACGGCGTTATCGTAAATGCGGTTTTGTCCGAAACGGACGATTTTTCGTCGCGTATAGTATCTATAGATAAAATTTTGGGCGATATTGAAGAAAAAGATGCCGAGGAAGAGATAATACTTAATAAATATAATATTTATAAATCTTTTGGAGAAAAAGCGTTAAAAGAATTAGACGAATTTTCTTCAGATATAGAAGAATCGGATAAGAAAGAAAAAGAAAGGCTTGATTTAACGGCATTGCCTTTTATTACCGTTGACGGTGAAGATGCGAAAGATTTCGACGATGCTGTTTATTTGCAGTCGGGAGGCAAATCGAAAACCGGTGCGGCAAAACTTTACGTGGCTATAGCCGACGTTTCTTATTTTGTAAAATTCGGCAGCGCAATAGACGATGAAGCTTTTAAGAGGGGCAATTCTACATATTTTCCCGGCAGCGTATATCCCATGCTTCCGGAAAAATTATCAAACGGATTGTGCAGTCTTCTGCCGGAAAAAAAGCGTTTTGTTATGGTTTGCGAAATGGATATAGACTTAAAGAAGGGTATTATTAAAAAGAAAAAAATATACAAAGGCGTTATAAAAACTTTCGGAAGGTTGACTTATAACGAAGTATATAATTTTCTTAAGGCGTTGGACGAAAATAAAAATGATATTTTAAACGAAAAACTAATACCTATAAAAGATATGCTTGTCGGTATGAGAAACCTTTCCAATATATTACGGAATAAGAGAATCAAAAACGGCAGCTTAAATTTTGACCCCGTAAAAAGCAAAGTGGAGCTTGACGAAAATAAAGAACCTATAAGCGTGGTTCCGGAGCCGAGAAATTTTGCCTATGATTTAATAGAAGATTTCATGATAACCGCGAACTGCGCCGTTGCCGAATTTATCGAATCGAAAAAAATACCTTCGATATACAGGGTGCATGAAAGACCCGACGAAGACAAGGTAAAAGATTTTTTTAAAATGTTAAAATATTTTAAAATTTCCGTTCCAAACGTTTCAATGGAAAATCCTTCCGATTACCAAAAAATGCTCGATAAAATAAAAGGAACGCCGCTTTCGGCTTTTCTTGAACAGGCATTTTTAAGGTCTATGAAAATAGCGGTTTATTCGCAGGTAAATATACGCCATTTCGGTCTTGCTTTGTCGTCTTACACGCATTTTACTTCGCCGATAAGAAGATATGCCGACCTTATAATACATAGAATACTTGCGTTTATAATTAGCAATGAAAGAAACGAAAATAAAATTCCGGAATGGTTAAATCCTGAATATTTAAAATCGGTTTCAAACGCAATTTCCAGAAGGGAAAAGCTTTCCTCAGACGCAGAAAGGGAATATTTAGACTTTAAAAAGATGCAGTTTTTAAAGAAACACGAACAGTCTCTTTATGAAGGTTTTATTACCAACGTCGTGAATTTTGGTTTTTTCGTCGATATTAAAGGATTTTTTATACAGGGATTCGTGCATGTTTCAACGATAGCGGACGATTATTATGAATACAGCGATTACTCTAAAATTCTTAAGGGAAGGCATACAAGAAAAATATTTAAGACTGGGGACGGAGTTTTGATTAGCGTTTATTCCATAGACCTTCTTAAAAGAGAAATAGACCTTAGATTCGTTAAATTTCAAAAATGAAAAATATATAATAATATAATATAGATAGAATATGTTATTATTACTGGAAAAATTTGTAAGAAAAAGGTGCCAGATTTTATTTTACGCATAAGAAAAAGAACAATTAACGATAAAAGATGTTGCGTAAAATTAATCTGACACCTTTTTCATGACGCTTTTTTCTTAAATATAACTAAATAAATAATTTATTACCATGAAAATAAGCGATTTTGTAAAACTGATAAGAGCAATCAGGCGGATAAGACAGGTTATTTCTATATTTGCAAAACACGGTTTTTATCAGATTATAACTAATATAGGCCTGTCTAAATTTTTTATATTTAAAAAATATCTAAAGGCGGCTTACCCCGTCGACGACTACCTTAACGTTCCGCCTGAAATAAGGCTGAGATATGCCATGGAAGAGCTTGGACCTACTTTTATTAAGCTCGGACAGGTATTTTCTCAGGAAATACGCACCCTGCCGTTAAAATATATCGAGGAGCTTAGAAAACTTCAGGATGCGACCCGTGCGGATTTTAATAACATAAAAGAAATAGACGAAATATTTAAAAACGAAACAGGCAAAAATATAGAAGACGTTTTTGAATCATTCGACGAAATTCCGGTCGCATCGGCTTCAATAGCACAGGTGCATAAAGCCGTTTTGAAAGACGGTACTAAGGTTGCGGTAAAAATAAAAAAAAGAAACGTAGATAAATCTATAAAAAACGATATAGACGTTTTATATTTTATAGTCGGTATAATTAAGGAAGCCGTAAAAGAACTTTTATATATAGACAACGTAGAAGATTTATTTAAAGAATTCAGCAAAAGCATTATGTCTGAACTGGATTTCATGGCTGAAGCCGGATACACCGAAAAAATAAGAAAATCCAATTTAGACAAAGACACCGTTGAAATTCCAAAAATTTACTGGCAGTATTCAGCTAAATCTATATTGGTCGAAGATTTTATAGACGGCGTAAAAGTCAGCGATATAGACGAACTTTCTAAAAAAGGTTACGACAATAAAGTTATTCTTAAAATATTTTTAAATCACTTCTTTAA belongs to Candidatus Acidulodesulfobacterium acidiphilum and includes:
- the rnr gene encoding ribonuclease R, with amino-acid sequence MKTVTRDDIIYLFSGKSDVPLSFADIKHGLNVKSAKNLYTVKKILDSMTADGDLIFTKGEKYIFSQKLNFIHGTVVLKKRNFAFVTDETGGGKDIFVKISDLAGAIPQDTVVMQIMPDSAYYLKKKQKNRNSETKRGRVVRIIKRNLKNIKAVVKVEKNIAVLTPLSPEFDDLFYFDMHKFKDKDKLKNGVIVNAVLSETDDFSSRIVSIDKILGDIEEKDAEEEIILNKYNIYKSFGEKALKELDEFSSDIEESDKKEKERLDLTALPFITVDGEDAKDFDDAVYLQSGGKSKTGAAKLYVAIADVSYFVKFGSAIDDEAFKRGNSTYFPGSVYPMLPEKLSNGLCSLLPEKKRFVMVCEMDIDLKKGIIKKKKIYKGVIKTFGRLTYNEVYNFLKALDENKNDILNEKLIPIKDMLVGMRNLSNILRNKRIKNGSLNFDPVKSKVELDENKEPISVVPEPRNFAYDLIEDFMITANCAVAEFIESKKIPSIYRVHERPDEDKVKDFFKMLKYFKISVPNVSMENPSDYQKMLDKIKGTPLSAFLEQAFLRSMKIAVYSQVNIRHFGLALSSYTHFTSPIRRYADLIIHRILAFIISNERNENKIPEWLNPEYLKSVSNAISRREKLSSDAEREYLDFKKMQFLKKHEQSLYEGFITNVVNFGFFVDIKGFFIQGFVHVSTIADDYYEYSDYSKILKGRHTRKIFKTGDGVLISVYSIDLLKREIDLRFVKFQK
- a CDS encoding AarF/ABC1/UbiB kinase family protein — translated: MKISDFVKLIRAIRRIRQVISIFAKHGFYQIITNIGLSKFFIFKKYLKAAYPVDDYLNVPPEIRLRYAMEELGPTFIKLGQVFSQEIRTLPLKYIEELRKLQDATRADFNNIKEIDEIFKNETGKNIEDVFESFDEIPVASASIAQVHKAVLKDGTKVAVKIKKRNVDKSIKNDIDVLYFIVGIIKEAVKELLYIDNVEDLFKEFSKSIMSELDFMAEAGYTEKIRKSNLDKDTVEIPKIYWQYSAKSILVEDFIDGVKVSDIDELSKKGYDNKVILKIFLNHFFKQIFIIGYFNADPHPGNVFVIDREKIGIIDFGSVGILTKDLRKKILKYFIEFFNAHYEEAASLFIEICMGDLTDKEEQIFKFELMEFIESFYNKPFKDIYSSEILLETLRIGQKNKLTIPSELSLLFKALLPIESIAKTLDPDFSFVDSGLKFFDFDVLIDKKEKVKDIKESFVDKFKNYKDLFSGFPKRADKILKKMSEDNFSIDFIHKGLDGLIGEMEKSSKRMTNGLLIASLIISSGILVFIGSVYLHFYILIMGIAGWVMGLMYILILLLK